A window of the Cucurbita pepo subsp. pepo cultivar mu-cu-16 chromosome LG01, ASM280686v2, whole genome shotgun sequence genome harbors these coding sequences:
- the LOC111810762 gene encoding protein PHOTOSYSTEM I ASSEMBLY 2, chloroplastic-like isoform X2: MAWCGSSVSKSNNSTFPFPFPPHGFAILPQNKSRSKPSNIPFAAAPKFSLPKRCQTCGGKGAIDCPGCKGTGRNKKNGNIFERWKCFECQGFGLKSCPDCGKGGLTPEQRGER, from the exons ATGGCGTGGTGCGGCAGCTCTGTCTCAAAGAGCAACAACAGCACCTTCCCGTTCCCATTCCCACCCCATGGATTCGCCATACTGCcacaaaataaaagtagaagTAAACCATCCAAC ATCCCCTTCGCTGCAGCGCCAAAATTTTCGCTGCCCAAAAGGTGCCAAACGTGTGGAGGTAAAGGGGCTATCGATTGTCCCGGATGCAAG GGGACTGggagaaacaagaaaaacgGAAACATCTTCGAGCGTTGGAA ATGTTTCGAGTGCCAAGGATTTGGATTAAAGAGCTGCCCTGACTGTGGAAAAGGAGGACTCACCCCCGAACAAAGGGGAGAAAGATAA
- the LOC111810762 gene encoding protein PHOTOSYSTEM I ASSEMBLY 2, chloroplastic-like isoform X1 — protein sequence MAWCGSSVSKSNNSTFPFPFPPHGFAILPQNKSRSKPSNIPFAAAPKFSLPKRCQTCGGKGAIDCPGCKGTGRNKKNGNIFERWKCFECQGFGLKSCPDCGKGGLTPEQRGER from the exons ATGGCGTGGTGCGGCAGCTCTGTCTCAAAGAGCAACAACAGCACCTTCCCGTTCCCATTCCCACCCCATGGATTCGCCATACTGCcacaaa ataaaagtagaagTAAACCATCCAACATCCCCTTCGCTGCAGCGCCAAAATTTTCGCTGCCCAAAAGGTGCCAAACGTGTGGAGGTAAAGGGGCTATCGATTGTCCCGGATGCAAG GGGACTGggagaaacaagaaaaacgGAAACATCTTCGAGCGTTGGAA ATGTTTCGAGTGCCAAGGATTTGGATTAAAGAGCTGCCCTGACTGTGGAAAAGGAGGACTCACCCCCGAACAAAGGGGAGAAAGATAA
- the LOC111801461 gene encoding patellin-3-like has protein sequence MADNIPTVAPPADRQPSSTQEEDPPPPLTPVESVLAVANSPALPENESIPPTDVVVEPVSCTAAVKELVSLSPPTAVVEKEEPLQPPARSTERDFEVEAKPSDAGKDVLGVESSTKSNTIEEQKIPQALVSFKEESNKVADLADSERKALQELRQLVEENSVVRENRAQEVLEAAQTEKKLSIWGVPLFEDDRTDVILLKFLRAREFKVRDAFLMFQNTIRWREEFGIDSLVDENLGDDLEKVVYMHGYSREGHPVCYNVFGEFQNKDLYTKTFSDQEKRTKFLRWRIQFLERSIRKLDFHPGGISTLFQVNDLKNSPGPGKRELRLATKQALQVLQDNYPEFVAKQVFINVPWWYLAFYTMISPFLTQRTKSKFIFAGPTKSAETLFKYISPEQVPIVYGGLSVDYCDCNPDFDASDQATEVSIKPSTKQTVEIIIYEKCIIAWELRVVGWEVSYSAEFVPNTEEAYAVIIQKARKMAATDEPVISQSFKVSELGKLLFTIDNPTSKKKKLLYRFKVKVLRE, from the exons ATGGCCGACAACATTCCGACAGTTGCACCCCCCGCCGATCGCCAACCATCTAGCACCCAGGAAGAAGATCCCCCACCCCCGCTCACTCCTGTAGAATCTGTGCTGGCGGTGGCTAATTCTCCTGCTCTACCCGAAAATGAGTCGATTCCACCAACAGACGTTGTTGTCGAGCCTGTATCGTGTACAGCTGCTGTAAAGGAACTGGTTTCATTGTCTCCTCCGACAGCAGTGGTGGAGAAAGAAGAGCCACTGCAGCCACCAGCTCGATCTACCGAACGTGACTTTGAGGTAGAGGCAAAACCTTCCGATGCAGGAAAGGACGTCCTTGGTGTTGAATCTTCTACTAAATCCAATACAATTGAAGAGCAGAAGATTCCTCAGGCTTTGGTTTCTTTCAAGGAGGAAAGTAACAAAGTGGCTGATCTTGCAGATTCCGAGAGGAAAGCCCTTCAGGAACTGCGGCAACTTGTCGAAGAAAATTCCGTAGTTAGGGAAAATCGTGCACAGGAAGTCCTGGAGGCAGCTCAAACTGAGAAGAAGCTGTCAATTTGGGGGGTTCCTCTTTTTGAAGATGACCGGACGGATGTGATCCTCCTGAAGTTTTTAAGGGCGAGGGAGTTCAAAGTGAGGGATGCATTCCTTATGTTTCAAAACACAATTAGGTGGAGGGAGGAGTTTGGCATCGATTCACTTGTCGACGAGAACCTGGGGGATGATCTGGAGAAGGTGGTGTATATGCATGGATACAGCAGGGAGGGTCATCCAGTGTGTTACAATGTCTTCGGAGAGTTCCAGAACAAGGATTTATATACAAAAACATTCTCCGACCAGGAAAAGCGGACCAAGTTCTTACGTTGGAGGATTCAGTTCTTAGAAAGGAGTATTAGGAAACTCGATTTTCATCCTGGAGGTATTTCTACTTTATTTCAGGTTAATGACCTCAAAAACTCCCCTGGTCCTGGCAAGCGAGAGCTTCGATTGGCCACTAAACAGGCTCTTCAGGTGCTTCAAGACAATTATCCTGAATTCGTAGCCAAACAG GTATTTATCAACGTTCCTTGGTGGTATCTTGCATTCTATACGATGATCAGCCCGTTTCTAACCCAGAGGACCAAAAGCAAGTTTATCTTCGCAGGGCCTACGAAATCTGCCGAGACCCTTTTCAA ATACATTTCTCCCGAACAAGTTCCAATCGTGTATGGTGGCTTGAGCGTTGACTATTGTGATTGCAACCCAGATTTCGATGCTTCTGATCAAGCAACGGAAGTCTCAATAAAACCATCAACTAAGCAAACtgttgaaattataatttatgag AAGTGCATTATTGCTTGGGAGCTACGTGTTGTGGGATGGGAGGTGAGCTACAGTGCTGAATTTGTGCCTAATACCGAAGAAGCATACGCTGTGATAATACAAAAGGCAAGAAAAATGGCCGCAACTGATGAACCAGTAATCTCTCAAAGTTTCAAAGTCTCTGAACTGGGAAAACTGTTATTTACTATTGACAATCCAACCtctaagaagaagaagctccTGTATAGGTTCAAGGTCAAGGTTTTAAGAGAGTGA
- the LOC111808798 gene encoding uncharacterized protein LOC111808798 encodes MSSIPNLPVLLANQHVIMLATAAAAASFWLRSSRSRFFILLLCSPLLVPIFCATFPIICAIELCIRLARHRIRICLRDSPESERLRRCEEGGCRSALPEKVGDDGEEDIGLLQRYLDDQLLLVRSVYECGDCADDLSGDARFCDIENSNLIPLLG; translated from the coding sequence ATGTCTTCGATCCCCAACCTTCCGGTTTTACTTGCAAATCAGCACGTCATCATGTTAGCCACCGCCGCTGCCGCCGCCTCTTTTTGGCTTCGTTCCAGTCGGAGCCGCTTTTTCATTCTCTTGCTTTGTTCCCCCCTCCTCGTTCCCATTTTCTGCGCTACTTTCCCCATCATCTGTGCCATAGAGCTCTGCATCCGCCTTGCTCGTCACAGGATAAGGATATGTCTTCGCGATTCCCCAGAAAGCGAACGGTTGCGGCGATGTGAGGAAGGCGGCTGCAGATCAGCGCTCCCGGAGAAGGTTGGCGATGACGGGGAGGAGGATATCGGCCTATTACAGAGGTACTTGGATGATCAGCTACTGCTTGTTCGATCTGTTTATGAATGTGGGGATTGTGCCGACGACTTAAGTGGGGATGCTCGATTTTGTGACATTGAAAATAGCAATTTGATTCCACTATTAGGCTGA